Proteins co-encoded in one Bremerella sp. TYQ1 genomic window:
- a CDS encoding NPCBM/NEW2 domain-containing protein has protein sequence MKTLCLLTILLLAAPEAVEVQKLDGSSASGNLIKMSADAVELESAAGQTEMISTKNIISLTPAADSLSAQSESAHQELFFADGTKLYLSDMTVTSRNASLTLTSGEKVELGRSALKGVRFLPTANNGEDANLPDDDPLREKWNDLAEKHSGGDAIVLNREGMLTVQEVVIHEMNEEGIKIQLDDITTTVNASKLYGLLFFQRGTREFPAPLCVAQLQDGSSIAAKTLTMSNGSSRITTLTGAELPVPFNAVSKLDFAAGNIQFLDELKPSRITWTPVLKSAISADDLSLVYAPRMNSSFHGEPLQLEEDEQPETYTRGIAIHATSEILYELPLVFRQLQMRVGIAPHSLGTCTATLQVIGDQKILFEKDFTDRMPPEDIALNIAGVRRLKIVVDASDGEDFGDVLHLCQARLLK, from the coding sequence ATGAAGACGCTTTGCTTACTGACAATTCTGCTATTAGCCGCACCAGAAGCGGTTGAAGTCCAGAAACTGGATGGTTCGTCTGCTTCAGGCAATCTCATCAAGATGTCTGCCGATGCGGTGGAATTGGAGTCTGCGGCTGGTCAGACGGAAATGATTTCCACGAAAAACATCATTAGCCTGACGCCTGCTGCGGACAGCTTGTCGGCGCAATCGGAATCAGCCCATCAGGAGTTGTTCTTTGCCGATGGAACGAAGCTTTATCTGTCTGACATGACTGTGACGTCTCGCAATGCTAGTCTGACGCTCACCTCCGGTGAAAAGGTAGAACTTGGCCGCAGTGCTCTTAAAGGCGTACGCTTCCTTCCCACGGCTAACAATGGCGAAGATGCGAATCTCCCAGACGATGATCCGCTTCGCGAAAAGTGGAATGACCTCGCTGAGAAACACTCCGGCGGCGACGCGATTGTATTGAACCGCGAAGGAATGCTTACCGTTCAGGAAGTGGTGATTCATGAAATGAACGAAGAAGGAATCAAAATCCAACTGGATGATATCACCACGACGGTCAACGCCAGCAAGTTATATGGCTTGCTCTTTTTCCAACGTGGTACGCGGGAGTTCCCCGCGCCCCTTTGTGTGGCTCAGCTTCAGGATGGTTCATCGATCGCCGCTAAAACGTTGACAATGAGCAATGGCAGCAGCCGAATTACGACGTTGACTGGGGCAGAGCTTCCTGTCCCATTTAATGCGGTTTCCAAGCTCGACTTCGCTGCCGGCAACATTCAATTTCTGGACGAACTCAAGCCCTCCAGAATCACGTGGACTCCTGTGCTGAAATCGGCGATTTCCGCGGATGACTTGTCGTTAGTGTATGCTCCACGCATGAATTCCTCGTTCCACGGAGAGCCTCTACAACTTGAAGAGGACGAGCAGCCAGAGACGTATACTCGCGGAATCGCGATACATGCAACGTCCGAGATACTTTACGAACTTCCACTCGTTTTTCGGCAGCTGCAAATGCGTGTCGGAATCGCTCCTCACAGCCTAGGCACTTGCACGGCGACACTTCAGGTCATCGGCGATCAGAAGATTCTCTTTGAGAAAGACTTCACCGATCGCATGCCGCCTGAGGACATCGCACTGAACATTGCCGGAGTTCGACGTCTTAAAATTGTGGTCGATGCCAGTGATGGCGAAGACTTCGGCGACGTCCTTCACCTCTGCCAGGCAAGACTGCTTAAGTAG
- a CDS encoding S1C family serine protease, translated as MLRVIPTSFAILLATFVVSSISASELDAVLKAEQQRIDAVAKASASTISVFAGAAGGGSGVIISPDGYAVTNFHVADPAGNFMKCSMPEDGGKVYDAVIVGADPVGDVAVIKLLGRDDFPAAEIVDSNSVQAGDWCFAVGNPFLLATDLQPTVTWGIVSGVHRYQYPAGTLLEYTDCIQTNAAINPGNSGGPLFNDQGQLIGINGRGSFEKRGRVNVGVGYAISINQVMNFLGYLKSGRIIDHATLGATVTTDTEGRVVVTNILSSSDAYRRGLRYGDEIVSFGNREVTTVNGFKNILGIYPRGWSIPLSYRREGKRYDTVVRLAGVHSRRELLEKTGNAPIPPSPEETPEPKEGEEAPQPDGEKPKLPIPVPGHGQKEEAKPPEEWKHLYEEKTGYANYQFNHAHQKRLRKALDALGNWADTGETWELEYSLVDNDSGVIHIGPLTVEGKMAGVNHNVEVAGDLTEKLAPSGSGGLFLTLYTWKRLLREKFDTFGEVYHLGTAPRRDFNVQYDVLVGLYDALEIRAYFDQETGQLMVLEMFPESDTDPCEIEFSEYRETDGYTLPHRMVIRYGDDPFDILTVKKWNVHPTGEGA; from the coding sequence ATGCTTCGCGTCATCCCCACATCCTTCGCCATTCTGCTTGCGACTTTTGTCGTCAGCAGTATTTCAGCGTCAGAGCTCGATGCTGTCCTCAAAGCCGAGCAGCAGCGAATCGACGCCGTTGCCAAGGCATCCGCGTCGACGATTTCAGTCTTCGCAGGTGCCGCCGGTGGGGGAAGCGGGGTAATCATCAGTCCCGATGGATACGCGGTGACGAACTTTCATGTTGCCGATCCTGCTGGCAACTTCATGAAGTGCAGCATGCCGGAAGATGGCGGCAAAGTTTACGACGCGGTGATCGTCGGGGCCGATCCTGTCGGCGACGTGGCAGTCATCAAACTGCTGGGCCGAGATGATTTCCCTGCTGCGGAAATTGTGGACAGCAATTCCGTCCAAGCTGGTGATTGGTGCTTTGCGGTTGGCAATCCGTTTCTGCTGGCGACCGATCTTCAACCGACGGTGACCTGGGGAATCGTCTCAGGTGTTCATCGTTATCAATATCCGGCCGGCACGCTTTTGGAATACACCGATTGCATCCAAACCAATGCGGCCATTAACCCCGGCAACTCTGGCGGTCCATTGTTCAACGACCAAGGACAGCTGATCGGTATTAACGGTCGTGGTTCATTCGAAAAACGGGGCCGCGTGAATGTCGGAGTCGGCTATGCGATCTCTATCAACCAGGTCATGAACTTTCTTGGTTACCTGAAAAGTGGTCGCATTATCGATCATGCCACGCTGGGGGCCACCGTCACGACTGACACCGAAGGGCGTGTTGTCGTGACCAATATTTTGTCCTCTTCGGATGCCTACCGAAGAGGTTTGCGTTACGGCGACGAGATCGTCAGCTTTGGTAATCGAGAAGTGACAACCGTCAACGGTTTCAAGAACATACTGGGCATTTACCCACGTGGCTGGAGCATTCCGCTTTCCTATCGCCGCGAAGGGAAACGTTACGACACTGTCGTGCGTCTTGCCGGGGTACACTCTCGTCGCGAGCTGCTAGAAAAAACTGGCAATGCTCCGATCCCGCCAAGCCCAGAGGAAACTCCGGAGCCGAAGGAAGGAGAAGAGGCCCCCCAACCTGACGGAGAGAAACCGAAGCTGCCGATTCCGGTGCCTGGACATGGTCAAAAAGAAGAAGCCAAGCCGCCAGAGGAATGGAAACACCTTTACGAAGAAAAGACTGGCTACGCAAATTACCAATTCAATCACGCCCATCAAAAACGCCTACGAAAAGCGTTAGACGCGTTAGGTAATTGGGCTGACACTGGCGAGACTTGGGAACTGGAATATTCGTTGGTCGACAACGACAGCGGCGTCATCCACATTGGCCCGTTGACCGTCGAGGGAAAAATGGCCGGCGTGAACCACAACGTCGAAGTCGCTGGAGACTTGACCGAAAAATTGGCTCCTTCAGGCAGTGGCGGTCTCTTCCTGACGCTTTACACATGGAAGCGACTACTTCGCGAGAAGTTCGACACCTTTGGTGAGGTGTACCATCTCGGCACCGCTCCTCGTCGCGACTTCAATGTTCAGTACGACGTGCTGGTGGGACTCTACGACGCGTTGGAAATCCGAGCTTACTTCGACCAGGAAACAGGACAACTCATGGTCCTGGAAATGTTCCCGGAATCGGACACCGATCCATGCGAAATTGAATTCAGCGAGTATCGAGAAACCGACGGATATACGCTGCCTCACCGAATGGTGATCCGCTATGGCGACGATCCGTTCGACATTCTGACGGTGAAGAAGTGGAACGTTCATCCGACAGGGGAGGGTGCCTAA
- a CDS encoding S1C family serine protease, with product MTRKHCISLFATFLLAVASTFATSPLRAESSLREIADEVQRKIVKIYGAGGLRGLESYQSGSLISDKGHILTAWSYVLDSSVITVVLDDGRRFVAELAAADPRFGIALLKIDVEGVPFFNLDKGVSPQAGDRILSFSNLFGIAAGDEPASVLSGYVSAVTPLEARRSTFPSAYQGPVLIVDAIVNNPGAAGGALTDQHGHFAGLIGKELRSSRNDIWLNYAIPIAQLREPIEDLLAGRSRPIVDPEKEKPLSPLTLTHIGVVLVPDVLDKTPPYVERVERDSLAEAAKLQPDDLILYADGTLISSQKALVEKFSYMDRDDVVSLTVLRDGQLVELTLNELQ from the coding sequence ATGACGCGAAAGCATTGCATCTCGTTATTCGCCACTTTCCTGCTGGCTGTCGCTTCCACCTTTGCGACTTCGCCACTACGTGCGGAGTCTTCCCTGCGAGAAATTGCTGACGAAGTCCAGCGGAAGATCGTCAAAATCTACGGAGCCGGTGGACTACGCGGGCTCGAATCGTATCAATCAGGCAGCCTCATTTCAGACAAGGGGCATATCCTCACCGCGTGGAGCTATGTGCTCGACTCGAGCGTCATCACGGTCGTCTTGGATGATGGTCGACGTTTTGTCGCCGAGCTTGCTGCGGCCGATCCTCGCTTTGGAATTGCCCTGCTGAAGATCGATGTCGAAGGCGTTCCGTTTTTCAATCTCGACAAAGGCGTTTCGCCCCAAGCGGGTGATCGGATCCTTTCCTTTAGCAATCTCTTCGGAATTGCAGCCGGTGATGAGCCTGCAAGTGTTTTAAGCGGGTATGTCTCCGCGGTAACGCCGCTGGAAGCTCGTCGAAGCACATTCCCTTCCGCCTATCAAGGACCGGTCCTGATTGTCGATGCCATCGTCAACAACCCTGGTGCAGCTGGGGGAGCATTAACCGATCAACATGGCCACTTCGCTGGTCTCATCGGAAAAGAACTACGCAGCTCTCGAAACGATATCTGGTTGAACTACGCGATACCTATCGCTCAGCTCCGCGAACCCATTGAGGACTTACTCGCAGGTCGCTCGCGCCCGATCGTCGATCCTGAGAAGGAGAAGCCTCTTTCACCACTGACACTCACGCACATTGGGGTCGTTCTCGTGCCTGACGTGCTGGATAAGACGCCACCCTACGTGGAACGTGTCGAGCGTGACTCATTGGCCGAGGCTGCCAAGCTTCAACCGGATGACTTGATCCTTTATGCCGACGGGACCCTCATATCGTCGCAAAAGGCACTCGTAGAAAAATTCAGCTACATGGATCGGGACGACGTCGTTTCCTTGACGGTCTTGCGTGACGGACAACTGGTCGAACTTACTCTCAACGAACTGCAATAA
- a CDS encoding PDZ domain-containing protein, with protein MFKPFPILLITLALIVGTLAAPLSAQDVNVAEQDAIQSAVNRVAASVVQIETVGGLQEGGGPLEGASRTTGTIVSPDGWIVSSLFGFIQEPSGILVILPDGKRVAGKLVSKDTSRNLALLKVEANKELAVPESVDRSELRPGQWAIALGKTFSKEVPSVSVGIVSATHRVWGKAVQTDAKISPNNYGGPLVDIQGRVIGILTPLSPQGAGATDGFEWYDSGIGFAVPLAEIESRLETMQEGQDLQPGLLGINLKGKDIVADAAEIAAVRYNSPAQVAGIQEKDILIGANGRPIERQAQLKHILGEAYAGDTIAFRVKRGEEELDISVTLAAELIPYERPYLGILLDRNTPDSAVVRQTLEETAAQKAEIQPGDQIVKYDDTEIESPQSLRLAVATAEPDVPHNITLLREGEEKTLEVNPGSRSNTFLPEVSPQDASEDAEVIAGITTGESDFQLAEEQNNAKLFVPEVAKKLPSLGLVVLLGDAEFKLEPAREAWQKYAEQFGFAVLEISPASGTRWTKPETSVVRKMIDRVRDNYTIDAARTVAIGGKSGGAMALIHGFDNRDVQNGAVSIEAGIPRGANIPDNEPLERLEIVFLSRESSEGAAQLQPQIEALQKMKFTVITDEVSRNGDQLSLSDSDIEKLSNWVNTLDSI; from the coding sequence ATGTTCAAACCGTTCCCAATCCTGCTAATCACTCTCGCATTAATCGTCGGTACGCTTGCAGCTCCTCTTTCCGCTCAAGACGTGAACGTTGCCGAACAGGATGCCATTCAATCTGCCGTTAATCGCGTAGCGGCGAGTGTCGTGCAGATTGAAACGGTAGGTGGCCTGCAGGAAGGAGGTGGCCCCCTGGAAGGTGCCAGTCGGACCACAGGGACCATCGTTTCGCCGGATGGCTGGATCGTATCGAGCTTGTTTGGCTTTATCCAGGAGCCCTCTGGAATTCTGGTCATACTGCCGGATGGTAAACGTGTTGCCGGAAAGTTGGTTTCCAAAGATACCAGTCGCAATTTGGCGTTACTGAAAGTCGAAGCGAATAAAGAGCTTGCCGTACCAGAGTCGGTCGATCGAAGTGAGTTACGTCCCGGACAGTGGGCAATCGCTCTCGGCAAGACTTTCTCCAAGGAAGTTCCTTCGGTCTCTGTCGGCATTGTCAGCGCAACTCATCGCGTTTGGGGAAAAGCGGTTCAAACCGATGCCAAGATCTCGCCCAACAATTACGGTGGGCCGTTGGTCGATATTCAAGGGCGAGTTATCGGAATATTGACTCCGCTTTCTCCGCAAGGAGCAGGAGCCACCGACGGCTTCGAGTGGTACGACTCCGGAATCGGTTTCGCGGTTCCGCTCGCTGAAATCGAGTCGCGTCTCGAAACCATGCAAGAAGGCCAGGATCTTCAACCTGGTTTGCTGGGAATCAATCTAAAAGGGAAAGATATCGTCGCAGATGCGGCCGAGATTGCAGCCGTTCGGTATAACAGCCCCGCCCAAGTTGCCGGTATTCAAGAGAAAGACATTCTTATTGGTGCCAACGGACGTCCTATCGAGCGGCAAGCCCAGCTGAAACACATTCTAGGGGAAGCGTACGCTGGCGACACCATTGCCTTTCGTGTTAAACGTGGCGAAGAAGAACTCGACATCAGCGTCACTCTCGCCGCCGAGTTGATTCCCTATGAACGACCCTACCTAGGCATCTTGCTCGATCGAAATACGCCAGACAGCGCGGTCGTTCGTCAGACGCTGGAAGAAACCGCAGCCCAAAAAGCCGAGATTCAGCCAGGCGATCAGATCGTTAAGTATGACGATACCGAGATAGAGTCCCCACAATCCCTACGCTTGGCCGTGGCGACTGCTGAACCAGACGTACCTCATAACATTACGCTTCTTCGCGAAGGAGAAGAAAAGACGCTTGAAGTCAATCCTGGCAGTCGATCCAATACGTTCCTCCCAGAGGTTTCCCCGCAAGATGCCTCGGAAGACGCGGAAGTGATTGCTGGAATTACCACCGGAGAAAGTGATTTCCAGCTCGCCGAAGAACAGAACAATGCCAAGCTGTTTGTTCCTGAGGTTGCCAAGAAGCTGCCATCGCTGGGGCTTGTGGTTCTCTTAGGCGATGCCGAATTCAAGCTTGAACCGGCCCGTGAAGCCTGGCAGAAATATGCCGAGCAGTTTGGTTTTGCTGTGCTAGAGATTTCGCCCGCTAGTGGAACGCGTTGGACGAAGCCTGAGACTTCGGTGGTTCGCAAGATGATCGATCGCGTCCGCGACAATTACACCATCGATGCGGCACGAACGGTTGCCATCGGCGGCAAGTCAGGCGGAGCGATGGCGCTGATCCATGGCTTTGATAACCGAGACGTGCAAAATGGTGCGGTTTCTATCGAGGCAGGTATTCCTCGGGGAGCCAACATCCCTGACAATGAACCTCTTGAACGGCTTGAAATCGTCTTTCTTAGTCGTGAATCATCTGAAGGAGCCGCTCAACTGCAGCCACAGATTGAGGCTCTGCAAAAGATGAAATTCACCGTCATCACGGACGAAGTTTCTCGGAACGGCGACCAATTGAGTCTTTCCGATAGCGACATTGAAAAGCTGTCGAACTGGGTGAATACGCTCGACAGTATCTAG
- a CDS encoding sugar phosphate isomerase/epimerase: MEKWAIGVFASIDAGLGVNLDVAKELGIKTIQLHAPQQSSRTKENADKFLETLKELGIEVTCVFGGFEDESYADIPTTQKTVGLVPPETRAARTAEMKEIADFANLLGCKCIGLHIGFIPHDTSDPQYAQVVAVAQELCDHCKTMGQSVHLETGQESADGLLQFISDVARDNLKVNFDPANMILYGTGEPIEAVKKVGHHLGSVHCKDAKWAANPGQEWGQEVPLGEGDVDIEAYLRTLKEVGYEGPLTIEREIPQEPERQKSEVGHAVTLLNGLKSKILG; this comes from the coding sequence GTGGAAAAGTGGGCGATTGGCGTATTTGCCAGTATCGATGCCGGACTTGGAGTGAACCTGGACGTAGCCAAAGAACTGGGCATCAAGACCATTCAGCTTCATGCTCCCCAGCAGTCGTCGCGTACGAAAGAAAACGCAGACAAGTTCCTGGAAACCTTGAAAGAGCTCGGCATTGAAGTAACGTGCGTCTTCGGCGGCTTCGAAGATGAAAGCTACGCTGACATTCCTACGACGCAAAAGACGGTCGGTCTGGTACCTCCCGAAACACGTGCGGCACGTACTGCCGAGATGAAAGAAATCGCCGACTTTGCAAATCTGCTTGGCTGCAAATGCATTGGTTTGCACATCGGTTTCATCCCGCACGACACCAGCGATCCTCAGTATGCTCAAGTTGTTGCCGTGGCGCAAGAACTTTGCGACCACTGCAAAACGATGGGACAGAGTGTCCACCTGGAAACTGGCCAGGAATCGGCCGACGGTTTGCTGCAGTTTATCAGCGATGTTGCTCGCGACAATCTGAAGGTCAACTTCGACCCTGCCAACATGATTCTGTACGGGACCGGCGAACCAATCGAAGCGGTTAAGAAGGTTGGCCATCATCTCGGCAGCGTTCACTGCAAAGATGCCAAGTGGGCCGCAAACCCAGGCCAGGAATGGGGCCAGGAAGTACCGCTCGGCGAAGGAGATGTCGACATCGAAGCCTATCTTCGCACGCTGAAAGAAGTGGGTTACGAAGGTCCTCTGACCATCGAACGAGAAATCCCGCAAGAGCCGGAACGTCAGAAGTCAGAAGTGGGCCACGCGGTGACGCTGCTCAACGGCTTGAAGTCGAAGATTCTCGGCTAG